Proteins co-encoded in one Metabacillus sp. KUDC1714 genomic window:
- a CDS encoding GNAT family N-acetyltransferase: protein MEIRQLEEHERQVAIELSDKTFRNHQQKSMGEAFPFIFSQSTIGQSFGAFHNGELVSFMGLVPSVIKIGEARLNVFSLGSVCTAEDFRKKGIASQILERVFEYIDSSDASLLLVSGDRSLYTRVNCCHFGSVSKFNVQFENIHEKSDSQIRELQKEDLFQMNQIAQQRLISYDQSVTDLQTMIHAEAFASCLNLTHKTLILDKDNKVSSFLVLGVPDRQRREQKGKMIEWAGNPNEIKDLLSYAIKAYDLEEIEVAVPWHEQLLENELKGSGSTFTLEKNEGTIYIINPERFLKQLNPYLKSKHFEPIECKYTDREHIQVSSTNMTTTIHSKDFVSFVFDSQPNNPEILELQNDFRDILPIPFPYTAGLNFI, encoded by the coding sequence ATGGAAATTCGTCAATTGGAAGAACATGAAAGACAAGTTGCGATTGAGCTATCAGATAAAACATTTCGAAATCATCAACAAAAGTCGATGGGAGAGGCGTTTCCATTTATATTTTCACAAAGTACGATTGGACAATCGTTTGGTGCATTTCATAATGGAGAGTTAGTTTCTTTTATGGGGTTAGTACCATCTGTAATAAAAATAGGTGAAGCGAGGTTAAATGTATTTTCATTAGGTTCTGTTTGTACAGCAGAGGATTTCCGCAAAAAAGGGATTGCTAGTCAAATTTTAGAAAGAGTATTCGAATATATAGATTCTTCAGATGCTTCCTTGCTTCTTGTATCAGGGGATCGATCGTTATACACACGTGTAAACTGTTGCCATTTCGGTAGTGTATCAAAATTTAATGTTCAATTTGAAAATATTCATGAAAAAAGTGATAGTCAAATTAGAGAATTGCAAAAAGAAGATTTATTCCAAATGAATCAAATTGCTCAACAAAGACTAATTTCATATGATCAAAGTGTGACAGATCTACAAACTATGATCCATGCTGAAGCTTTTGCTAGTTGTTTGAATTTAACACATAAAACGTTAATCCTAGATAAGGATAATAAGGTAAGTAGCTTCTTAGTCCTAGGGGTACCAGATCGACAAAGACGAGAACAAAAGGGAAAGATGATTGAGTGGGCAGGTAACCCAAACGAGATTAAAGACTTACTATCCTATGCAATCAAGGCATATGATTTGGAAGAAATAGAAGTTGCAGTCCCATGGCATGAACAGTTATTAGAAAATGAATTGAAAGGTTCAGGTTCAACTTTTACTCTTGAAAAAAATGAAGGGACCATTTATATCATTAATCCTGAACGATTTTTAAAACAACTAAATCCTTATCTAAAATCCAAACACTTCGAGCCCATTGAGTGTAAATATACGGATCGTGAACATATTCAAGTATCCTCTACAAACATGACCACAACGATACATAGTAAGGATTTTGTTTCGTTCGTTTTTGATTCACAACCAAATAACCCTGAAATTTTGGAACTTCAAAATGATTTTAGGGATATACTCCCAATTCCGTTTCCATATACAGCTGGTTTGAATTTTATATAA